In Meiothermus ruber DSM 1279, the following proteins share a genomic window:
- a CDS encoding 23S rRNA (pseudouridine(1915)-N(3))-methyltransferase RlmH — protein sequence MKLRICVIGKPRLPYARAGLAEYEKRLERYTRLELLYLKEGPQAQEGQRLLEASEGYRRVVLDERGQMVDTQALRARLESWEMQAEKGVAFLIGGAEGHAQAVRDRADWVLALSRLTLQHELALVVLLEQLYRIETLKRGEPYHR from the coding sequence ATGAAGCTGAGGATCTGTGTAATCGGCAAACCCAGACTGCCATACGCCAGGGCGGGTCTGGCAGAGTATGAGAAACGCCTGGAGCGCTACACGCGGCTCGAGCTCCTCTACCTCAAGGAAGGCCCCCAGGCCCAGGAGGGGCAGCGCCTGCTGGAGGCCTCCGAGGGCTACCGTCGGGTGGTGCTGGATGAGCGGGGGCAGATGGTGGACACACAGGCCCTCAGAGCCCGCCTGGAAAGCTGGGAGATGCAGGCCGAGAAAGGGGTGGCCTTCCTGATTGGGGGCGCCGAGGGCCACGCCCAGGCTGTGCGCGACCGGGCCGACTGGGTTCTGGCCCTATCCAGGCTTACCTTGCAGCACGAGCTGGCCCTGGTGGTTTTGCTCGAGCAGCTTTACCGCATCGAGACGCTCAAGCGCGGCGAGCCTTACCACCGCTAG